AGTACGATTTCATGAATGATAATTGGTTGAAAATTGCTGACTTTCCGGGTGCCCCACGTGTTTCTCCATTTGGATTGGGAATTAACAACATGGGATATGTTGGAACAGGGCTATCCATTTCAATGGTAAATTATAAAGATGTTTATAAATACAATCCTTCAACAAATATATGGACGGGTGCTGCAGATTTCCCGGGTGGAGCAAGAAATTCAACCGTATGTGCATCAGATGGCATTAATGGCTGGATAAGTATGGGAAATAACGGAACTGGTTGGGAAAATGACCTATGGCTATTCTCAGGCATAACCGGAATTGACACATATTACCAAATACAAGGCGTATCATTATTCCCTATTCCGGCAAGTGATATATTAAGTTTATCAATTGACCCTTCAATTAATGGTGAATTCGAAATAACAACAATTAAAGGAGAAATTTTATTAACAGGCCGGCTTACAGATCATATTGACATAAAAAACCTGCCAAATGGAGCATATCTATTTAATATTTCTTCAAATAGTGGTGGAAGTTTTCATAGAAAAATTATTATATACCATTAACTGTTGTATGTTATCGAACACATCCACCTCAGCTACAATGGTAATTAATCTGGCTGTTAGCTGTAACAGTCAGAGATAGGGTATATAAAGAATGGAAATTTTAGAACTAGCATTACAAACGAATAATTTGATGGGAACAAAAACATTCAACCAACAGACAATTGGATTTAAAATTGTTGACGAAACAGAAAATCTCATTTCATTTAGAATCGGTTATTCAAAATTAATATTTAAATCAATAAACAATAATTTAAATCCTAAATATCATTTTGCGTTTAACATTCCAACAAATAAAATAGAAGAAGCAATTGAATGGACTTCACAACGAGCAAAGCTAATTCATACAAAAAATGAAAGCATTATTACTGATTTTGAAAATTGGAATGCAAAGGCTATTTATTTTTTCGATAACAATCAAAATATTTTAGAATTCATAAGCAGAACAGATTTAAATAATCCAACTGACAAAGAATTTTCAATTGAAACTGTATTAAACATTAATGAAGTTGGTCTTGTAGTTGATCGTCCAATAAAAATTGGAGAAGATATAAACAGAAAAGTTGCAACAGATTTTTTTGCCAAAGGACCAAAACGAGATGACTTTGCCGCAGTAGGAGATGAAATAGGACTATTTGTAATATCAAATCCAAACAGAAAATGGTATCCAACAGAACAATTGGCAGAAAGGTGGAAAATAAAAACCGTGATAAAAATTGACGGCACAGAACATGAACTTGAATTTAATTAATCAAAAGGCTACAGTTAAAAGAGGGTTTGAAAAGCTCCCCACTTTTTGATTTCCAATATTTAAACTATTTTCAATCACATAAAACAAGTGGTTACAGTATATTTACTTTATGACTTTACATAGCCGGCCCACTAAACTTACTTCATTCATAATATATTTATCTGT
The nucleotide sequence above comes from Bacteroidota bacterium. Encoded proteins:
- a CDS encoding VOC family protein, whose amino-acid sequence is MEILELALQTNNLMGTKTFNQQTIGFKIVDETENLISFRIGYSKLIFKSINNNLNPKYHFAFNIPTNKIEEAIEWTSQRAKLIHTKNESIITDFENWNAKAIYFFDNNQNILEFISRTDLNNPTDKEFSIETVLNINEVGLVVDRPIKIGEDINRKVATDFFAKGPKRDDFAAVGDEIGLFVISNPNRKWYPTEQLAERWKIKTVIKIDGTEHELEFN